A stretch of the Campylobacter concisus genome encodes the following:
- the rpmB gene encoding 50S ribosomal protein L28 — protein sequence MSKRCAITGKGPMIGNNVSHANNKTKRRFLPNLRTIRVTLEDGTTRKIKVAASTLRTMKKQSN from the coding sequence ATGTCAAAAAGATGTGCGATAACAGGCAAAGGACCGATGATAGGCAACAATGTGAGCCACGCTAACAATAAAACTAAAAGAAGATTCTTGCCAAATCTTAGAACGATTCGTGTTACACTAGAAGATGGTACTACAAGAAAGATAAAAGTTGCTGCTTCTACTCTAAGAACAATGAAAAAACAATCAAACTAA
- a CDS encoding YdcH family protein, translating to MLHEYTDLINELKKTDARFATLCKKHDELNKKIDDNLAKPSEIDNLKKEKLKLKDEIYAQILKYKEQK from the coding sequence ATGTTACATGAATATACAGACCTTATAAATGAGCTAAAGAAAACCGATGCTCGTTTTGCTACTCTTTGCAAAAAACATGATGAACTAAATAAAAAAATAGACGACAATCTGGCAAAACCATCTGAAATTGATAATTTAAAGAAAGAGAAGTTAAAACTAAAAGACGAAATTTATGCTCAAATTTTAAAATACAAAGAGCAAAAATAA
- the epsC gene encoding serine O-acetyltransferase EpsC — translation MWESLKELVQTVREKDPSVHKCCFLAILINTPGIHAVLFHKISHFLYKKEHFFLARLISQIARFLTGIEIHPGAKIGRRFFIDHGMGVVIGETAEIGDDVMMYHQVTLGGTGKECGKRHPTVKNGVTIAAGSKILGAITIGENAKIGANSVVLKNVPANATVVGIPARIVRVNGTKFEPEFII, via the coding sequence ATGTGGGAGAGTCTAAAGGAGCTAGTTCAAACTGTTCGTGAAAAAGACCCATCGGTACATAAGTGTTGCTTTTTGGCAATACTTATAAACACTCCTGGTATTCATGCGGTTTTGTTTCATAAAATTTCTCATTTTTTATATAAAAAAGAGCATTTTTTTCTAGCTAGACTCATCTCACAAATTGCAAGATTTTTAACAGGCATCGAGATCCACCCAGGCGCAAAGATCGGCAGGAGATTTTTTATAGATCATGGCATGGGTGTGGTTATCGGTGAGACGGCTGAGATAGGCGATGATGTAATGATGTATCATCAAGTAACACTTGGAGGCACTGGAAAAGAGTGTGGCAAAAGGCATCCGACTGTAAAAAATGGTGTGACTATCGCAGCTGGCTCAAAGATACTAGGTGCCATAACGATCGGTGAAAATGCTAAGATCGGCGCAAACTCAGTTGTGTTAAAAAATGTCCCAGCAAACGCGACAGTCGTTGGTATACCAGCAAGAATAGTTCGAGTAAATGGGACAAAATTTGAACCAGAATTTATTATCTAA
- a CDS encoding anti-sigma factor antagonist, whose product MKLTFNGSMAIIRPFGFLEAENVSLKLSEKYINQISSRDISAILLSLKNVTFFSPIWLGRIIENLSEEAQKHGVVFAICDYNEIFYELMMKTVKNISNISMFESENIASLFLNKFLNNANDKVLIYNSTEQYKHYLANYLKNRSFDVVEARDATEFNKKKNLYSYAVSQLNHVRLRQNQIDTFIKDGVVVYAIKSFMDSDFIEDFDMSAHDIMLKIGYKFFILWVNISGALNIRGAKFLIKLANISKRSGAFISLCGINESNLSIELVTYLKDANIFIYKNLNDFYKDDTIFYLKKREFDAEPVDINKSVAQISSYVTQIASKIISQLAEEEILCVDTKVSALDIEDECDYLRICVQYYGDIYARVLFGVKKDKLDKICSIFMPEGDDSNDYLSGYSQIFSIITDKFLTHLWQKGIKVKVSLPKILSDDVFFDHNSVGIMNILDVKDDEIGFVFVTK is encoded by the coding sequence ATGAAATTAACTTTTAATGGTTCTATGGCAATTATAAGGCCTTTTGGTTTTTTGGAAGCAGAGAATGTTTCATTAAAATTAAGTGAAAAATATATAAACCAAATTTCATCGCGCGACATCAGCGCTATACTGCTTTCACTAAAAAATGTTACATTTTTTAGCCCTATTTGGCTTGGCAGAATAATTGAAAATTTAAGCGAAGAAGCACAAAAGCATGGGGTAGTATTTGCGATTTGCGATTACAATGAAATTTTTTATGAATTGATGATGAAAACAGTTAAGAATATTTCAAATATTTCGATGTTTGAAAGTGAAAATATTGCAAGCTTGTTTTTAAATAAATTTCTAAATAACGCAAATGACAAAGTTTTAATTTATAACTCAACTGAGCAATATAAGCACTATTTAGCTAATTACCTAAAAAATCGCTCATTTGATGTGGTTGAGGCTAGAGATGCGACCGAGTTTAATAAAAAAAAGAATTTATATAGTTATGCAGTATCACAGCTAAATCATGTGAGATTAAGACAAAATCAGATAGATACTTTTATAAAAGATGGTGTCGTTGTTTATGCCATAAAAAGTTTTATGGACTCAGATTTTATTGAAGATTTTGATATGTCAGCTCATGACATTATGCTAAAAATCGGATATAAATTTTTTATTTTATGGGTAAATATTTCTGGCGCTTTAAATATAAGGGGTGCAAAATTTCTAATCAAACTTGCTAACATTAGCAAAAGATCAGGTGCATTTATTTCGCTTTGTGGCATAAACGAATCAAATTTATCTATTGAATTAGTAACGTACCTTAAAGATGCAAATATATTTATCTATAAAAATTTAAATGACTTTTACAAAGATGACACTATTTTTTATCTTAAAAAAAGAGAGTTTGATGCAGAGCCAGTAGATATCAACAAGAGCGTTGCTCAAATTTCATCTTATGTGACGCAAATTGCGAGTAAAATTATCTCACAGTTAGCAGAAGAAGAAATTTTGTGTGTTGATACCAAAGTTAGTGCGCTTGACATAGAGGATGAGTGCGATTATTTACGTATTTGTGTTCAGTATTATGGTGATATTTACGCAAGAGTGCTATTTGGAGTAAAAAAAGATAAATTAGATAAAATTTGCTCTATTTTTATGCCTGAAGGCGATGATTCAAATGATTATTTAAGTGGATATTCTCAAATTTTTAGTATCATTACGGATAAATTTTTGACTCATCTTTGGCAAAAAGGCATAAAAGTAAAAGTTAGCTTGCCTAAAATTTTATCCGATGATGTTTTTTTTGATCATAATAGTGTAGGCATCATGAATATACTAGATGTAAAAGATGACGAAATAGGCTTTGTATTTGTAACCAAGTAA
- a CDS encoding potassium channel family protein: MSFLSRLLKFLNWSNSTKPEISLDTELYEQLKPFRFPLISVVLLLLFGTLGYVLIDNFSLIDAFYQAGMTFTTVGFTEVAPITPKGRIFTITFILIGFIIFTLSIGIVVEVLKRGTLISILKERRMLYRIARLKNHFVICYHNLYTIELSAQFRENHIPFVVVDDREDIAELAQIYKYPYFIKAQPHTQIAFLKTHLSSAKGLITLSSNIADNIALIASVRLYEKEIGRRKPYHIITNAETEDDTQRLKKLGADNVVSPSRLVAQRLSAMSVRPDMENLLEQFLYTKNSPIDIEEILVPDYSWIRFKRLKETHLRNITNADIVGIRDINNNFVPMPNGDTLVGTGSKLLVIGTVDGIRLTKRVVKSKHKPEEFKYV, encoded by the coding sequence ATGTCTTTTCTCTCAAGACTTTTAAAATTCCTCAACTGGTCAAACTCTACAAAACCAGAAATAAGCCTAGATACTGAGCTTTATGAACAATTAAAACCTTTTAGATTTCCACTAATTTCAGTCGTATTACTGTTACTTTTTGGAACATTAGGTTATGTCTTAATAGATAATTTCTCGCTAATAGATGCCTTTTACCAAGCTGGCATGACTTTTACAACAGTTGGTTTTACCGAAGTTGCTCCAATAACTCCAAAGGGCAGAATTTTTACTATCACATTTATACTTATTGGTTTTATTATATTTACGCTATCGATTGGTATTGTGGTTGAGGTTTTAAAAAGAGGTACATTAATTAGCATTTTAAAGGAACGACGCATGCTTTATAGGATCGCAAGACTAAAAAATCACTTCGTTATTTGTTATCACAATCTATACACAATCGAACTTAGTGCTCAATTTCGCGAAAATCATATACCTTTTGTAGTGGTCGATGATAGAGAAGATATCGCAGAGCTAGCTCAAATTTATAAATATCCATATTTCATAAAAGCTCAGCCACACACACAAATTGCCTTTTTGAAAACACATCTATCAAGTGCAAAAGGACTTATAACTCTTAGCTCAAATATTGCTGATAATATCGCCCTTATAGCATCTGTAAGACTTTATGAAAAAGAGATAGGTCGCAGAAAGCCTTATCATATCATCACAAATGCAGAGACAGAAGACGATACGCAAAGATTAAAAAAATTAGGCGCCGACAATGTGGTAAGTCCATCTCGCTTAGTCGCGCAGCGATTAAGTGCCATGAGCGTAAGGCCGGACATGGAAAATTTATTAGAGCAGTTTTTGTATACAAAAAATTCACCTATCGATATAGAAGAAATTCTTGTTCCTGATTACTCTTGGATAAGATTTAAAAGACTAAAAGAGACTCATCTACGAAATATCACGAATGCGGACATAGTAGGCATTAGAGATATAAATAATAATTTTGTACCAATGCCAAATGGCGATACATTAGTAGGGACAGGATCAAAGCTTTTAGTTATCGGTACCGTTGATGGAATACGTCTAACCAAGCGCGTTGTAAAAAGCAAACACAAACCTGAAGAATTTAAATACGTATAA
- a CDS encoding 3'-5' exonuclease, with product MKPKKQRLENSIEILAKQNLGYHEFILRFSDIEEISSLIDVRDLDMWRTLGLDITRNEENEIELGTRFRDISEQEFCVVDIETTGGTTSGQIIEIGAIKMKNGVEIGRFESFITAPMVPENITELTGIKASDLVGAPNLLNVLERFKIFLGTSVFIAHNVNFDYGFISHSLNEIGLGVLLNRKLCTIDLSRRTIASQKYGLGSLKELLGINNTHHRALNDAIAAAEIFKVCLTRLPFSIQTTEDLISFSKTAPSVKLKPEPVLCAN from the coding sequence TTGAAACCAAAAAAACAGCGTTTAGAAAATAGCATTGAAATTTTAGCCAAGCAAAATTTAGGCTACCATGAGTTTATTTTAAGATTTAGCGATATTGAAGAAATTTCATCACTCATTGACGTGCGCGATCTTGATATGTGGCGAACCCTTGGGCTTGACATTACCAGAAATGAAGAGAATGAGATCGAGCTTGGCACAAGATTTAGAGATATTAGTGAACAGGAATTTTGCGTGGTTGATATCGAAACGACTGGTGGTACGACGAGCGGACAGATCATTGAAATCGGTGCAATAAAAATGAAAAATGGCGTTGAAATAGGGCGTTTTGAAAGCTTTATAACAGCTCCTATGGTGCCTGAAAATATCACCGAGCTAACTGGCATAAAGGCTAGCGATTTAGTCGGTGCGCCAAATTTGCTAAATGTACTTGAGCGGTTTAAAATTTTTCTTGGAACTAGCGTCTTTATCGCGCACAACGTAAATTTTGACTACGGATTTATCTCTCATAGCCTAAATGAGATCGGCCTTGGTGTGTTGCTAAATAGAAAGCTTTGCACCATCGATCTTAGCCGCCGCACTATCGCTTCGCAAAAATACGGACTTGGCTCGCTAAAAGAGCTTCTTGGCATAAACAATACCCACCACAGAGCGTTAAATGACGCAATAGCTGCGGCTGAAATTTTTAAAGTTTGTCTCACGCGCCTACCCTTTAGTATCCAAACGACAGAGGATCTCATAAGCTTTAGCAAAACAGCTCCAAGCGTGAAGCTAAAACCTGAACCAGTTTTATGTGCGAATTAG
- the rpe gene encoding ribulose-phosphate 3-epimerase, which yields MYVAPSILSADFGNLAAEIRAICEAGCDLVHVDVMDGHFVPNLTIGPVVVNAVAKAATKPLDIHLMVENNSFFADLFLPLKPKFLTFHIEEEKHPLRLIDHIRKNGVGPGIVLNPHTPVSAIEHIIDEVDMVLLMSVNPGFGGQKFMPVVLEKTRALRELIERKNAKCLIEVDGGVNGLNAPDLEEAGADILVAGNYIFSSNSYEQAIRAIKLEF from the coding sequence ATGTATGTTGCACCTAGTATTTTATCGGCTGATTTTGGAAATTTGGCAGCTGAGATAAGAGCCATTTGCGAGGCTGGGTGCGATCTGGTGCATGTTGATGTTATGGATGGACATTTTGTGCCAAATTTAACCATCGGACCAGTTGTGGTAAATGCCGTTGCTAAAGCAGCCACAAAGCCACTTGATATACATTTGATGGTTGAAAATAACTCGTTTTTTGCTGATCTTTTCTTGCCACTAAAGCCAAAATTTCTAACCTTTCATATCGAAGAAGAGAAGCATCCATTAAGGCTCATCGATCACATCAGAAAAAATGGCGTTGGTCCTGGAATCGTGTTAAATCCGCATACGCCAGTTAGTGCGATCGAGCATATTATTGATGAAGTCGATATGGTGCTTTTGATGAGCGTAAATCCTGGCTTTGGCGGTCAGAAATTTATGCCAGTCGTGCTTGAAAAAACAAGGGCGCTACGAGAGCTGATAGAACGAAAAAACGCTAAGTGTCTGATCGAAGTAGATGGCGGCGTAAACGGACTAAATGCTCCTGATCTTGAAGAGGCTGGAGCTGATATTTTGGTGGCTGGCAACTACATCTTCTCATCAAATTCCTACGAACAAGCCATTCGCGCCATAAAGCTTGAGTTTTGA